A portion of the Desulfovibrio porci genome contains these proteins:
- a CDS encoding tyrosine-type recombinase/integrase, translated as MSPEPRQVALLFPGQSAGKPLSDVYLYWKKLRQRLGLDNVRIHDWHTFASLLVNNGHPLYEVQELLGHSDPRTTTRYATWSKTPCSGGSKYQ; from the coding sequence ATGAGTCCTGAACCTAGGCAAGTCGCCCTGCTCTTCCCCGGGCAGTCGGCAGGCAAGCCGCTTTCCGATGTCTATTTGTACTGGAAAAAGCTGCGCCAACGGCTTGGCCTAGACAATGTGCGTATTCACGACTGGCATACCTTTGCCAGTCTGCTGGTCAATAACGGTCATCCCCTTTACGAGGTACAGGAACTTCTGGGCCACAGCGACCCCAGAACAACCACTCGCTATGCCACCTGGAGCAAAACTCCCTGCTCAGGGGGTTCAAAATATCAGTGA